In a single window of the Planctomycetia bacterium genome:
- a CDS encoding class I SAM-dependent RNA methyltransferase — protein MLQLDTKNDLRITTAPGLAPYVEAELNDLGHAPTAVHETSVELTGSLRDCMALNLRMRTAISVLYLLKEFPCTGPEDLYTHASTIAWEDIIPPDGYICVDSRGDHPSIDNWMYVNQRVKDAVVDRMQDQVGARPSSGPERHGIVINTYWRNDYCWIYLNTSGGKLSDRGYRRIPFKAPMTETLAAGVVLASGYDGSTPFVNPMCGSGTLAIEAALLAANRAPGLLRSNFGLMHIRGFDEKVWKDLRVESGKQRRKAKPAPIVASDISPEAVSAAKQNAKTAGVDHLIEFHVCDFADTPVPPPPGVVIMNAEYGQRMGDSAELERTYKRIGDFLKKQCQGYVGCIFTGNRELAKRIGLRTSRKLIFWNAKIECRLLKYELYAGTREKSPDTQ, from the coding sequence ATGCTTCAACTGGACACAAAGAACGACCTGCGCATCACCACTGCCCCCGGCCTCGCCCCCTACGTCGAGGCGGAACTAAACGACCTGGGCCACGCCCCGACCGCCGTCCACGAGACCAGCGTCGAGCTCACCGGTTCCTTGCGCGACTGCATGGCCCTCAACCTGCGCATGCGAACCGCCATCTCGGTGCTCTACCTGCTCAAGGAGTTCCCCTGCACCGGTCCCGAAGACCTCTACACCCACGCCTCGACCATCGCCTGGGAAGACATCATTCCGCCGGATGGCTACATCTGCGTCGATTCCCGTGGCGACCACCCCTCCATCGACAACTGGATGTATGTCAATCAGCGCGTCAAGGACGCGGTAGTCGATCGCATGCAGGATCAGGTCGGAGCGCGCCCGTCCAGTGGCCCCGAACGCCACGGCATCGTCATCAACACCTATTGGCGAAACGACTACTGCTGGATCTACCTCAACACAAGCGGCGGCAAGCTTTCCGATCGCGGATACCGGCGCATTCCCTTCAAAGCCCCGATGACCGAGACCCTCGCCGCCGGCGTCGTCCTCGCAAGTGGCTACGATGGCAGCACCCCCTTCGTGAATCCGATGTGCGGCAGCGGAACACTCGCCATTGAAGCGGCCCTCCTCGCCGCCAACCGCGCGCCGGGCCTCTTGCGATCGAACTTCGGACTGATGCACATCCGAGGTTTCGACGAGAAAGTGTGGAAGGACCTGCGCGTCGAATCAGGCAAGCAGAGACGCAAGGCAAAGCCCGCGCCGATCGTCGCCTCCGACATCAGCCCCGAGGCCGTGAGCGCCGCAAAACAGAATGCAAAGACCGCCGGCGTCGATCACCTGATCGAGTTTCACGTCTGCGATTTCGCCGATACCCCCGTCCCACCGCCGCCCGGCGTCGTGATCATGAACGCCGAATACGGCCAGCGAATGGGCGACTCGGCGGAGCTGGAAAGAACCTACAAGCGGATCGGCGATTTCCTCAAGAAGCAGTGCCAGGGCTACGTCGGATGCATCTTCACCGGAAATCGCGAACTGGCCAAACGCATCGGCCTGCGAACCAGCCGCAAGCTGATCTTCTGGAATGCCAAGATCGAGTGCCGATTGCTCAAGTACGAGCTCTACGCCGGCACGCGCGAAAAATCCCCCGACACCCAGTAA
- a CDS encoding choice-of-anchor B family protein, protein MTSSQRLTSSLLVLAICSICLAHPDDPKLLDRQAPFVGASYRLGVDGPADPRGSGFASSNVTLHSWITLSDIAAFSGTTVSSGNDCWGYTSPSGREYALVGVNSGLCFVEITNPDNAQIIWFIPGPDSLWRDVKVYQNYAYVVSEGGSGIQVISMANIDQVTNRISLVGTVTTGGGVATHNVALNTDSGYLYRCGGGSNGIRIYSLANPASPTYVTSWSDRYVHDCQVVTYTTGPLAGHEIAYLCSGNNGGGTNTGLDILDVTDKNNIVNLYPTRITWPSAAYSHQVWLSPDLKYAYINDELDETGSTLTRTMVVDVQFMIDENVAAPFLASTFNGTSVAINHNLYTKDDLIYEANYRSGLRVFCTTADPLNPEEIAYFDTYPGSDSANFNGAWSNYPYFPSGNVIISDLERGLFVVSVQVPGESLSFGFPQGKPSIVSPAEGTSFAVSVGAGACTATDVLPGTEMLHYDIGNGLVTVPLIENGGDFIATIPASPCGEFISYYFSAQSESATTYLDPPGAPGVTYTALSELGEIAGPVDNFQTDTGWTTAVVGATSGGWQRGVPIVDTGWPYSPFFDSDGSGQCYVTQNGFGNTDVDNGAVQLISPPLDMSGEDNAITFDYYLYLSDSQTTDRLLVEVNSNNGVGPWTTIFTDYSSGGRNWRNKKIYATELAAAGVTLTSTMKLRFTVNDSTPQGVVEGGIDAVGLFHLDCFVPVTCTKGDVTDDGFVNGNDIQPFVDVLFGSATLGTVEFCAADMNDSGDVEATNDLSMMVDCLVNGVCP, encoded by the coding sequence ATGACGAGTTCTCAACGTCTCACTTCGTCGTTATTGGTACTTGCAATCTGCTCAATCTGCTTAGCCCATCCGGACGATCCCAAGCTTCTCGATCGACAGGCTCCCTTTGTCGGGGCGAGCTATCGCCTTGGCGTGGATGGGCCGGCGGACCCTCGCGGCAGCGGCTTTGCGTCCAGCAATGTGACGCTTCATAGCTGGATCACCCTGTCGGATATTGCTGCTTTCTCGGGGACGACTGTTTCTTCCGGCAACGACTGCTGGGGCTACACGTCGCCTTCCGGCCGGGAGTATGCCCTGGTCGGGGTCAACTCGGGGCTGTGTTTCGTGGAGATCACCAATCCGGATAACGCCCAGATTATCTGGTTCATCCCCGGCCCAGATAGTTTGTGGCGCGACGTGAAGGTGTATCAGAACTACGCCTATGTGGTGTCCGAGGGCGGCAGCGGAATCCAGGTCATCAGCATGGCGAATATCGACCAAGTGACCAATCGCATATCGCTCGTCGGCACGGTCACGACCGGCGGCGGCGTGGCGACACATAACGTCGCCCTCAACACGGACAGCGGCTATCTGTACCGGTGCGGCGGCGGATCGAACGGGATTCGCATTTACAGCCTGGCGAATCCGGCGAGCCCGACGTATGTGACGTCCTGGTCGGACCGCTATGTGCACGATTGCCAGGTGGTGACGTACACGACGGGTCCGCTGGCGGGGCACGAGATTGCGTATCTCTGCTCGGGCAACAATGGCGGCGGGACGAATACGGGCCTGGACATTCTCGACGTGACGGACAAGAACAACATCGTCAATCTTTATCCGACGCGGATTACGTGGCCGAGCGCGGCGTATTCGCACCAGGTCTGGCTGTCACCCGATCTGAAGTACGCCTATATCAATGACGAACTGGACGAGACGGGCAGCACGCTGACGCGGACAATGGTGGTGGACGTGCAGTTCATGATTGACGAGAACGTCGCGGCCCCGTTTCTCGCGTCGACGTTTAACGGGACCAGCGTCGCGATCAATCACAATCTCTACACCAAGGACGACCTGATCTATGAAGCAAACTATCGCAGCGGACTTCGCGTCTTCTGCACGACGGCGGACCCGCTGAACCCTGAGGAGATCGCTTACTTCGACACCTATCCGGGCAGCGACTCGGCGAATTTCAACGGCGCGTGGAGCAATTATCCGTACTTCCCCAGCGGCAACGTCATCATCAGCGACCTGGAGCGTGGGCTCTTTGTCGTATCGGTACAGGTACCGGGCGAGAGTCTTTCGTTTGGATTTCCGCAGGGCAAGCCGTCGATCGTTTCGCCGGCGGAGGGCACGAGCTTTGCCGTTTCCGTCGGGGCGGGCGCCTGCACGGCGACGGATGTCCTGCCGGGCACGGAGATGCTGCACTACGACATCGGCAACGGACTGGTCACTGTGCCGTTGATTGAGAACGGCGGCGACTTCATCGCAACGATTCCTGCGAGCCCGTGCGGTGAATTCATCAGCTATTACTTCTCCGCACAGTCGGAGTCGGCTACCACCTATCTGGACCCGCCTGGCGCGCCGGGCGTGACCTATACGGCGCTCAGCGAACTTGGGGAGATCGCCGGTCCGGTGGACAATTTCCAGACGGATACGGGCTGGACGACGGCGGTCGTCGGGGCGACGTCGGGCGGCTGGCAGCGCGGCGTACCCATCGTGGACACCGGCTGGCCTTACTCACCGTTTTTTGACTCGGATGGCAGCGGTCAGTGCTATGTGACTCAAAACGGCTTCGGCAATACCGACGTGGACAACGGCGCGGTTCAGCTTATTTCTCCGCCGCTCGATATGTCGGGCGAGGATAATGCGATAACGTTTGACTATTACCTGTACCTGAGCGATTCGCAGACGACCGATCGATTGCTTGTTGAGGTCAACTCCAACAATGGCGTGGGTCCGTGGACGACGATCTTCACTGATTACTCCAGCGGCGGCCGCAACTGGCGAAACAAGAAGATTTACGCGACGGAGCTTGCCGCGGCGGGCGTGACGCTGACCTCGACGATGAAGCTGCGATTCACGGTCAATGACAGCACGCCGCAGGGTGTTGTAGAGGGCGGCATCGACGCGGTCGGCCTGTTCCATCTTGACTGCTTTGTGCCTGTCACGTGTACGAAGGGCGACGTGACCGACGATGGTTTTGTGAACGGCAACGACATTCAGCCGTTTGTCGACGTCCTCTTTGGAAGCGCGACGCTGGGGACGGTCGAGTTTTGTGCGGCGGACATGAATGACAGCGGCGACGTCGAGGCGACCAACGATCTGTCCATGATGGTGGACTGCCTCGTGAACGGCGTTTGCCCGTAA
- a CDS encoding amino acid adenylation domain-containing protein has product MSITLYHLLQETASRFGDRPAVKFGDDVINYRQLLDRSDRTASMLAELGAGPGRRVAFSFIKSIDAIVALFALIRTGATYVPLDPTWPAERCAMICEDADISLWVGTSAPLGIDRIMTAVTSRADEGVIPLSRATQHKPATISAATPKRDIANILFTSGSTGRPKGVEITTESLLHFSKWVVDEFGMVETDRVANHAPFNFDLSTLDIFAAVRVGALMIPVPERLKMFPYQMAKFIAAERITVWYSVPSSLIMMQLRGKLAEHDLSALRLVLFAGEVMPKPALQAIAKEIPHATYANLYGPTETNACTCRRVASEDLTVEGPLPIGRAIADTRLWCIDESGIPHPVGSDAAQSGELLVAGPTVTAGYHGDAKLTSQRLIPAPDGLGLAYRTGDRVHVGPDGELMFDGRVDRMIKCRGHRIEPGEIEAALASHSSVQEAAVIPLPDPVFGNRIKACIAPREGASLSESDLIAHCRDRLPSYMLPDVWQFYPSLPRTDREKVNLQALAH; this is encoded by the coding sequence ATGTCAATCACGCTCTATCACCTGCTCCAGGAAACCGCCTCCCGTTTCGGCGATCGGCCCGCCGTCAAATTCGGCGACGATGTAATCAACTACCGCCAGCTACTCGATCGAAGCGATCGCACGGCCTCGATGCTTGCCGAGCTGGGAGCAGGGCCCGGTCGCCGCGTGGCCTTTTCGTTTATCAAGTCGATCGACGCCATCGTCGCCCTCTTCGCCCTGATCCGTACCGGAGCGACCTACGTGCCGCTCGACCCCACTTGGCCCGCCGAGCGCTGCGCGATGATCTGCGAAGATGCCGACATCTCCCTCTGGGTCGGCACCAGCGCTCCCTTGGGCATCGACCGCATCATGACCGCGGTCACTTCGCGTGCGGACGAGGGAGTCATCCCTCTCTCAAGAGCGACTCAACACAAACCGGCGACGATCAGTGCCGCGACGCCGAAGCGCGACATTGCCAACATCCTCTTCACATCCGGCTCAACCGGCCGGCCCAAGGGCGTCGAGATCACCACCGAAAGCCTCCTGCACTTCTCAAAGTGGGTCGTTGACGAGTTTGGCATGGTCGAGACAGACCGCGTCGCCAACCACGCCCCGTTTAACTTCGACTTGTCCACCCTGGATATATTCGCCGCCGTCCGCGTAGGCGCGCTGATGATCCCCGTTCCCGAGCGACTCAAGATGTTCCCCTATCAAATGGCGAAGTTCATCGCCGCCGAGCGCATCACCGTGTGGTATTCCGTTCCATCATCGCTGATCATGATGCAGCTTCGCGGCAAGCTCGCCGAACACGATCTCTCAGCCCTGCGGCTCGTCCTCTTCGCCGGCGAAGTCATGCCCAAGCCCGCTCTTCAGGCGATCGCGAAAGAAATCCCGCACGCCACGTATGCAAACCTCTACGGCCCGACCGAAACAAATGCCTGTACCTGCCGCCGCGTTGCTTCGGAAGACTTGACGGTCGAAGGCCCGTTGCCGATCGGCCGGGCCATCGCCGATACGCGCCTCTGGTGCATTGATGAGTCGGGAATCCCACATCCGGTCGGAAGCGATGCGGCACAAAGCGGTGAGTTGCTCGTCGCCGGGCCGACCGTCACCGCCGGCTATCATGGTGACGCGAAACTGACATCGCAGCGGCTCATTCCCGCCCCGGACGGGCTCGGCCTGGCTTATCGCACCGGCGATCGCGTTCACGTCGGGCCGGACGGCGAGTTGATGTTCGACGGGCGGGTGGATCGCATGATCAAGTGCCGGGGGCATCGCATCGAGCCGGGCGAGATCGAAGCGGCCCTCGCTTCGCATTCGTCGGTGCAGGAGGCGGCGGTCATTCCGCTGCCGGACCCCGTATTCGGCAATCGAATCAAGGCCTGCATCGCCCCGCGCGAAGGCGCCTCGCTCTCCGAGTCAGACCTCATCGCCCATTGCCGAGATCGGCTGCCGTCCTACATGCTCCCCGATGTCTGGCAGTTCTACCCATCCCTGCCGCGCACCGATCGAGAAAAGGTGAACCTTCAGGCATTGGCTCACTGA
- a CDS encoding CSLREA domain-containing protein codes for MQFFTSVSRYSGLFLVSTAMLMTWQADRAAAQSTYIVNTLADSTDTNPGDGLCLDANGLCSLRAAIMEANQVSGIVDIHFAVNGFHFLTRAGADDACLVGDLDINPVAGLTELNINGNGGGNTIISCAGLPLPPNRDRIFHIPSTAPSGLIVRLSGLTIRDGDASGATGSNGGGVLMQGGMRLELQNFEIQDCAATLDGGGLWSDRDVTVQFLSSLTMRNNDAGDDGGGLYLSGPATFNGGIFGEDNVAGNRGGAARIAGGATAIMSDVVIQFNEATQGGGIANSGITTIDFLIAALNRATGGGNGGAFANQNSGTLSFLPTSFSYIADNQADNGGGAINNQFGCTLVLNSTALRANTATNLGGAIANAGTATASHCEFSGNRSGGLIINAAGGGALYNQNPLGMFSAVNCTFSGNSAPSGFGGAIENDFSARCELSACTFVANRASSGDSLFNGNTSGSVSVMDVLGSIIDSAPSLPGNNVVALSPINSAGRNINVDGTGMIPTASDQFGTIGSPIATQLSTLTACGNLQAHFPAPTSPAVDRGACFDLAGNIIMDDQCSNPRPTDGDGNGTAECDVGAIEAPGLPPLCPTCRGDMDGDNFVNALDIQNFVNCLMAGPAPIIAPGCHCADMDGDGILDLAIDGQLFVDKTLGIGDPNPACP; via the coding sequence ATGCAATTCTTTACGTCAGTTTCCCGCTATTCCGGGCTCTTTCTCGTATCGACGGCGATGTTAATGACATGGCAGGCGGATCGCGCCGCTGCACAATCCACCTACATCGTCAACACCCTGGCCGATTCGACCGACACGAATCCCGGCGACGGCCTGTGCCTCGACGCGAACGGATTGTGTTCGCTTCGGGCCGCCATCATGGAGGCGAATCAGGTCTCGGGTATTGTTGACATTCATTTTGCCGTCAACGGTTTTCATTTCCTGACCCGCGCCGGCGCCGATGACGCATGCCTCGTCGGCGACCTTGACATCAATCCCGTCGCCGGGCTGACCGAACTCAACATCAATGGAAATGGCGGCGGGAATACCATTATCTCCTGCGCCGGACTTCCCCTGCCGCCCAATCGCGATCGCATCTTTCACATCCCCAGCACCGCCCCGAGCGGTTTGATCGTACGCCTCTCGGGTTTGACGATTCGCGACGGCGATGCCTCCGGAGCGACCGGCAGCAACGGCGGCGGAGTCTTGATGCAGGGGGGCATGCGACTGGAACTTCAGAATTTTGAGATTCAGGATTGCGCCGCCACGCTGGACGGCGGCGGACTGTGGTCCGACCGGGATGTCACAGTTCAATTCTTGTCCTCATTGACAATGCGCAACAACGATGCCGGTGACGACGGCGGCGGCTTGTACCTCTCCGGACCGGCCACGTTCAACGGCGGCATTTTCGGCGAAGACAACGTCGCCGGTAATCGCGGCGGCGCGGCGCGAATCGCCGGAGGCGCCACGGCGATCATGTCCGACGTGGTCATTCAATTCAACGAAGCGACGCAGGGCGGCGGCATCGCCAATTCCGGCATCACGACCATCGACTTCCTCATCGCCGCGCTCAACCGGGCGACCGGGGGCGGCAACGGCGGGGCATTTGCCAATCAGAACAGCGGCACCCTGTCCTTCCTGCCGACGTCATTCTCATATATTGCCGACAACCAGGCCGACAACGGCGGCGGGGCAATCAATAACCAGTTCGGCTGCACCCTCGTCCTCAATTCAACGGCGCTGCGGGCCAACACAGCCACCAACCTGGGCGGGGCAATCGCCAACGCCGGAACCGCGACGGCCTCTCACTGCGAATTCAGCGGCAACCGGTCCGGTGGTCTGATCATCAACGCCGCGGGTGGCGGAGCCCTGTACAACCAGAACCCGTTGGGCATGTTCAGCGCGGTGAACTGCACCTTCAGCGGAAACTCCGCCCCGTCGGGTTTCGGCGGCGCCATCGAAAACGATTTCAGCGCCCGATGTGAGCTCAGCGCATGCACATTCGTCGCCAATCGGGCATCGTCCGGTGACAGTTTGTTCAATGGAAACACGTCCGGGTCGGTCAGCGTCATGGACGTCCTGGGGTCGATCATCGACAGCGCACCCTCGCTGCCCGGCAATAACGTCGTGGCGCTCTCGCCGATCAATTCCGCCGGCCGCAACATCAATGTCGACGGAACAGGCATGATCCCGACGGCGTCCGATCAATTCGGCACCATCGGCTCGCCCATCGCGACACAGCTCTCAACACTGACCGCCTGTGGCAATCTGCAAGCCCACTTCCCTGCCCCGACAAGCCCGGCCGTCGATCGGGGAGCATGTTTCGACTTAGCGGGAAACATCATCATGGATGATCAGTGTTCCAACCCGCGGCCGACCGACGGCGATGGCAACGGCACCGCGGAATGCGACGTCGGCGCGATTGAGGCGCCGGGTTTACCTCCACTGTGCCCGACCTGCCGCGGCGACATGGACGGCGATAACTTCGTCAACGCGCTGGACATCCAGAACTTTGTGAACTGCCTGATGGCCGGCCCCGCGCCGATCATCGCACCCGGCTGTCACTGCGCCGACATGGACGGCGACGGCATATTGGACCTTGCGATCGACGGCCAGCTCTTCGTGGACAAGACCCTCGGCATCGGCGATCCCAACCCGGCCTGCCCATAG
- a CDS encoding ATP-dependent Clp protease ATP-binding subunit: MFERFTDRARKVMALANQEAQRFNHEYIGTEHILLGLVKEGSGVGANVLKNLEIDLRKVRMEVERLVKSGPDMVTMGKLPQTPRAKKVIEFAIEEARNLNHNYVGTEHLLLGLLREQDGVAAQVLMNIGIKLEEVREEVLNLLGAGVENEGEPEGGGQPSSAQSGRKGGKSRTPALDSFGRDLTEMARSGKLDPVIGREDEIERLLVVLCRRYKNNPVLLGEAGVGKTAIVEGLAQRVVSNDVPEILAEKRIVVLDLAMMVAGTKYRGQFEERIKAVMNEVRRARNVILFIDELHTLVGAGGAEGAIDASNVLKPALSRGELQCIGATTLDEYRKYIEKDGALERRFQQIMVEPPSREETLEILKGLRDRYEAHHRVQITDEGLLAAVELSMRYIPSRVMPDKAIDVIDEAGARVRLRAMTKPQELTALEDNIKKLTMEKDESVKNADYERAADLRDKALQIAAEKEKLEKNWHEHRNEIDGVVDEEVIAEVVSKMTGVPLTRLEKEEAQRLLELEAELHKRVISQEEAISAVARSVRRSRSGLKDPNRPMGSFIFIGPSGVGKTLLAKSLAEFMFGAEEALLTIDMSEYMEKHNVSRLIGAPPGYVGYEEGGQLTERIRRRPYAVVLLDEIEKAHPDCFNMLLQIMEEGRLTDSFGRHVDFRNVVLIMTSNIGADKITHQASFGFEKRDENMTYEKMKNTLKVELENHFRPEFLNRVDEVVVFHKLKHEDLTNIVELEIKKVQKRLIDHGLSMELNDEAKEFLLEKGTDEKFGARPLRRAIEQHLEDPLSESLLRGAYKGKNRIIVTLAQGEGDKKLAFEGIVADADAKPQLAGAGAGEGT, from the coding sequence ATGTTTGAACGATTTACGGATCGAGCGCGAAAGGTGATGGCCCTGGCCAATCAAGAGGCCCAGAGGTTCAACCACGAATACATCGGCACTGAGCACATCCTGCTCGGTCTCGTCAAGGAAGGGTCCGGCGTTGGCGCGAACGTCCTGAAAAACCTTGAAATAGACCTCCGCAAGGTCCGCATGGAAGTCGAGCGGCTCGTCAAGAGCGGGCCCGACATGGTCACCATGGGCAAGTTGCCTCAGACCCCGCGGGCCAAGAAGGTCATCGAGTTCGCCATCGAAGAGGCCCGCAATCTGAACCACAACTACGTCGGAACCGAGCATCTGCTGCTGGGCCTTCTGCGTGAGCAGGACGGCGTCGCGGCCCAGGTTCTGATGAACATCGGCATCAAGCTCGAAGAAGTTCGCGAAGAGGTGCTGAATCTGCTCGGCGCCGGCGTCGAGAACGAGGGTGAGCCCGAAGGCGGCGGCCAGCCCAGCTCGGCCCAGTCCGGCCGCAAGGGCGGCAAGTCGCGCACCCCGGCATTGGATTCATTCGGCCGCGACCTGACGGAAATGGCCCGCAGCGGAAAGCTCGACCCGGTCATTGGTCGCGAAGACGAAATCGAGCGCCTGCTCGTCGTCCTCTGCCGCCGCTACAAGAACAACCCCGTCCTCCTCGGCGAAGCCGGCGTCGGCAAGACCGCCATCGTCGAAGGTCTGGCCCAGCGCGTCGTCAGCAATGACGTCCCCGAAATTCTCGCCGAGAAACGGATCGTCGTCCTCGACCTCGCCATGATGGTCGCCGGAACCAAGTACCGCGGTCAGTTTGAAGAGCGGATCAAGGCCGTCATGAACGAGGTCCGCAGGGCCCGAAACGTCATTCTCTTCATCGACGAGCTTCACACCCTGGTCGGCGCCGGCGGCGCCGAAGGCGCGATCGACGCGTCGAACGTGCTTAAGCCCGCCCTGTCGCGCGGCGAATTGCAGTGCATCGGCGCCACCACCCTCGACGAATATCGCAAGTACATCGAGAAGGACGGCGCCCTGGAGCGCCGCTTCCAGCAGATCATGGTCGAGCCGCCGTCCCGCGAGGAGACGCTGGAGATCCTCAAGGGCCTCCGCGATCGCTACGAGGCGCACCATCGCGTTCAGATCACCGACGAGGGTTTGCTCGCCGCGGTCGAGCTCTCCATGCGTTACATCCCCTCCCGCGTCATGCCGGACAAGGCCATCGACGTGATCGACGAGGCCGGCGCCCGCGTGCGTCTGCGGGCCATGACCAAGCCCCAGGAGCTCACGGCCCTTGAGGACAACATCAAGAAGCTGACCATGGAAAAGGACGAGTCGGTCAAGAACGCCGACTACGAGCGAGCCGCCGATCTTCGCGACAAGGCCCTCCAGATCGCCGCGGAGAAGGAAAAACTCGAAAAGAACTGGCACGAGCATCGCAACGAAATTGACGGCGTCGTCGACGAGGAAGTCATCGCCGAGGTCGTCAGCAAGATGACCGGCGTCCCCCTCACGCGCCTCGAGAAGGAAGAGGCTCAGCGCCTCCTCGAATTGGAAGCCGAGCTTCACAAGCGCGTCATCAGCCAGGAAGAGGCCATCAGCGCCGTCGCGCGAAGCGTCCGACGCAGCCGCAGCGGCCTGAAGGATCCGAACCGGCCCATGGGCAGCTTCATCTTCATCGGCCCCTCCGGTGTCGGTAAGACCCTATTGGCCAAGAGCCTCGCCGAGTTCATGTTCGGCGCCGAAGAGGCCCTGCTCACCATCGACATGTCCGAGTACATGGAGAAGCACAACGTCAGCCGCCTGATCGGCGCCCCTCCGGGCTACGTCGGCTACGAGGAGGGCGGACAGCTCACCGAGCGCATTCGCCGCCGCCCCTATGCCGTCGTCCTGCTCGACGAAATCGAGAAGGCCCACCCCGACTGCTTCAACATGCTCCTGCAGATCATGGAAGAAGGCCGTCTGACGGACTCCTTCGGTCGGCACGTGGACTTCCGAAACGTCGTCCTCATCATGACCAGCAACATCGGCGCCGACAAGATCACCCACCAGGCCTCGTTCGGCTTCGAGAAGCGTGACGAGAACATGACCTACGAGAAAATGAAGAACACGCTCAAGGTCGAGCTTGAGAACCACTTCCGGCCCGAGTTTCTCAACCGAGTCGATGAAGTCGTCGTCTTCCATAAGCTCAAGCACGAGGACCTCACCAACATCGTCGAACTCGAAATCAAGAAAGTGCAGAAGCGCCTGATCGACCACGGCCTGTCGATGGAACTCAACGACGAAGCGAAGGAATTCCTTCTGGAGAAGGGCACCGATGAGAAGTTCGGAGCCCGGCCCCTTCGCAGAGCGATCGAGCAGCATCTCGAAGACCCGCTCAGCGAGAGCCTGCTTCGCGGCGCCTACAAGGGCAAGAACCGCATCATCGTGACCCTTGCCCAGGGCGAGGGCGACAAGAAGCTCGCTTTCGAGGGAATCGTTGCCGATGCCGACGCCAAGCCGCAGTTGGCGGGAGCCGGCGCTGGCGAGGGAACGTAA
- a CDS encoding acyl-CoA thioesterase, translating to MSQSTPMPLIEPAIRVMMMPRDTNAHGTIFGGVILSYLDQAGASEARKLGCTRVVTVAMDKIEFLHPVFVGDVLSFLAEVVKVGRTSVRIRVRVEAERFDPRCERVEVTSAEIVYVGVDEDRKPIPIQSKSPC from the coding sequence ATGAGCCAGTCCACCCCCATGCCCCTCATTGAACCAGCGATTCGCGTCATGATGATGCCCCGGGATACCAACGCCCACGGGACGATCTTCGGCGGGGTGATCCTGAGCTATCTCGACCAGGCCGGGGCCAGCGAGGCCCGCAAGCTCGGCTGCACGCGTGTCGTTACCGTGGCCATGGACAAGATCGAGTTTCTTCATCCGGTCTTCGTGGGCGACGTGCTCAGCTTCCTTGCGGAAGTCGTGAAGGTCGGACGGACCAGTGTCCGAATCAGGGTGCGCGTCGAAGCGGAGCGATTCGATCCGCGGTGCGAGCGGGTTGAAGTGACTTCCGCGGAAATCGTCTATGTGGGCGTCGACGAGGACCGCAAGCCGATCCCCATTCAATCCAAATCGCCTTGTTAG
- the rplU gene encoding 50S ribosomal protein L21, with amino-acid sequence MYAIIEDGGKQYRVQKGDTLHIETRELPESAKTIEFANVLMLGDGEKSKIGAPLISGAKVVASIVNEMRGPKVDIIKFRRRKGYRRKQGHRQDYIKVTVDSISG; translated from the coding sequence ATGTATGCCATTATCGAAGACGGCGGCAAGCAGTATCGCGTCCAGAAGGGCGATACCCTCCATATTGAAACTCGAGAGCTGCCGGAGTCGGCCAAGACCATTGAATTCGCCAACGTGCTGATGCTCGGCGACGGCGAGAAGAGCAAGATCGGCGCTCCGCTGATCTCCGGGGCGAAAGTGGTTGCCTCGATTGTGAATGAAATGCGCGGCCCGAAGGTGGACATCATCAAGTTCCGCCGACGCAAGGGCTACCGCCGCAAGCAGGGCCACCGCCAGGACTACATCAAGGTGACGGTCGATTCGATCAGCGGCTGA